One window of Rasiella rasia genomic DNA carries:
- a CDS encoding WD40/YVTN/BNR-like repeat-containing protein has translation MKKLIALLLLTLLSNQLKAQNSEDSIITSLNQSYKLTEYDKPSIQIRFNNDTIVVAGYLEDLSNSKPRHQKKTNVIYKTSNGGLNWKQIKFNGDAWIYDAFHKNDGKIWMGGSDNYIHYSNDFGETWSKKPKPFNPVNRVLSIFMVDSLTGIAGGLSNGLAITEDNWNTSKQIETPIDQSKFKILNPSARDRIDNIAIVDSIILINQNDYIFYTKKDSINWTKFNIPVAGFSVNQEKSEITLQSRNGKIFILDKKLNLIKERQEDYLWETIKSDSIKLNLQPFFESEINSISVTSTKWLFDKQVHMGAIYKSDIQKGKILDKKGALIFKAKGFEKKNLEISKNNIQTLLQNKKLKVKLTELSKYLGFTTNDLKDYETLVEGIKKERLEKENWGGNFTSQIELTNPEFRDFKNQNSYLKQNYISSVFNQVYLPFLLGQEEIDFIELRIQNNNGNEIVIDNKKAEFYSLPWTITYDNKSMDTYNPKISELVRSMLPTEFNNYEKLLGGELIFKLIEEEIIDNLEYKNGY, from the coding sequence ATGAAAAAACTAATCGCCTTACTTCTACTAACATTACTTTCAAATCAACTGAAAGCACAAAATTCAGAAGACAGCATTATAACATCATTAAATCAAAGTTATAAATTAACCGAATATGATAAACCGAGTATTCAGATTAGATTTAATAATGACACGATAGTTGTTGCTGGATATTTAGAAGACTTGTCTAATTCAAAACCAAGACATCAAAAGAAAACAAATGTGATTTACAAAACTTCAAACGGAGGTTTGAATTGGAAACAAATCAAATTTAATGGAGATGCTTGGATTTATGATGCTTTTCACAAAAACGATGGAAAAATATGGATGGGAGGTTCTGACAATTACATTCATTATTCAAATGACTTTGGAGAAACTTGGAGCAAGAAGCCAAAACCTTTCAATCCTGTAAATAGAGTTCTATCCATTTTTATGGTTGATTCACTAACTGGAATTGCTGGAGGATTATCAAACGGATTGGCAATCACAGAAGATAATTGGAATACTTCAAAGCAAATTGAAACGCCAATTGACCAAAGCAAGTTTAAAATTTTAAATCCTTCTGCAAGAGATAGAATTGATAATATAGCCATTGTTGATTCAATTATATTAATTAATCAAAATGATTACATTTTTTACACTAAAAAAGATTCTATTAATTGGACAAAGTTTAATATTCCAGTAGCTGGTTTTTCAGTAAACCAAGAAAAATCAGAAATCACTTTACAAAGTAGGAATGGTAAAATCTTCATTCTTGACAAGAAGCTAAATTTAATAAAAGAAAGACAAGAAGACTATTTATGGGAAACAATTAAAAGTGATAGCATCAAACTTAACTTACAGCCATTTTTCGAAAGTGAAATTAATTCTATAAGTGTAACTTCAACAAAATGGTTATTTGACAAGCAAGTTCATATGGGAGCGATTTATAAATCGGATATTCAGAAAGGTAAGATTTTAGATAAAAAAGGTGCTTTGATTTTTAAGGCCAAAGGCTTTGAAAAAAAGAATTTAGAAATATCAAAAAATAATATTCAAACCTTGTTGCAAAACAAAAAACTTAAAGTAAAACTAACAGAATTATCAAAGTATTTAGGATTTACGACTAATGACTTGAAAGACTACGAAACATTGGTTGAGGGAATTAAAAAGGAAAGGCTTGAAAAAGAAAATTGGGGAGGAAATTTCACTTCTCAAATTGAATTGACGAATCCTGAATTTCGAGACTTTAAAAATCAAAATAGTTATCTAAAACAAAACTATATATCATCTGTATTTAATCAAGTCTATTTGCCATTCTTATTAGGACAAGAAGAAATAGACTTTATAGAATTGCGAATACAGAATAACAACGGAAACGAAATTGTAATTGATAATAAAAAAGCGGAATTTTATTCTCTACCTTGGACAATAACGTATGACAATAAATCAATGGACACTTACAATCCGAAAATTAGTGAATTAGTAAGAAGTATGTTACCAACCGAATTCAATAATTACGAAAAATTGTTAGGTGGAGAACTGATTTTTAAACTGATTGAAGAGGAAATAATTGACAATTTGGAATATAAAAACGGCTACTAA